The DNA window tagtatatctCATAATCCAATATCTCATAATCGAACATATTTTGGCAGTATAGGCGTAAGATGTTGCCAATGTTGTAGCCGCCCGGGAAATCCTACCATCCAAGAAGTCGCATCTTTTGTGCGATATTTCTTCCAATCAGTTGTGACAGGTGGCAACGGAAATCCTTCATTCATGTTTACctgtatataaaataaatatcataagaaattCAATGGTTTCCAAAGTTGTGTTACTAATTACCTGTATACAAAGTTGTGTTACTAATTACCTGAACCCAATGGTTTCCATTTACAAATCCAATGCAGTAAATAGATACATTAGGTGAATGTGCACTCGTCATAGGAAAGTAACTCAAACTAGGGTAACATAATGAGACGAGAACAACGTTATACCGATTAGCTATTATATAGCCCATATCAGGTAACGTCA is part of the Vicia villosa cultivar HV-30 ecotype Madison, WI linkage group LG2, Vvil1.0, whole genome shotgun sequence genome and encodes:
- the LOC131649158 gene encoding uncharacterized protein LOC131649158: MARRDLEKEIIGPRSQLYEELFGKRLSQVRSSLVIETLGQQPPNKWMTLPDMGYIIANRYNVVLVSLCYPSLSYFPMTSAHSPNVSIYCIGFVNGNHWVQVNMNEGFPLPPVTTDWKKYRTKDATSWMVGFPGRLQHWQHLTPILPKYVRL